A portion of the Bacteroidales bacterium genome contains these proteins:
- a CDS encoding CHAT domain-containing protein — protein MKTLKIILTLIIMQVAVLTINAQDITADTVLANQHFKTAEEYYTNKSYDTAIVYFEKASILYEKHKLWRKYLLSETKHGKCCQKLWQIDQAITIIKPAIEKTLLHINENDAVVADAYHRLGLQYYYQSKNDSTLFYWKKTLMIRKEIFGEKHIKAAKAYNNVGIVYVDKSEYDKALQYHFKALQMRRELFGEKHTDVAASYNNIGVIYVEKDEYDLALKYYYKSLQIKKELLGEKHIEVAGSYNNIGIVYRNKDEYDLALQYYFKSLRIKKELLGEKNISVARSYNNIGFIYDDRNEYNLALQYYSKSLQIKKELLGEKHTLVASSYNNIGVVYGNKNEYDLALQYHFKSLQITKELLGEKHTSVACTYNNIGSVYRIKSEYDKALEYLFKSMGIKKELLGEKHTDVALTYNNIGVVYKDKNDYDLALQYHLKALQIKKELLGEKHTLVASSYNNIGIVYKDKKEYDLALKFYQKATASSLRNFNDTVNIYSVPVIKDYLNWNELLKSLKAKAEIFADTNITLSGFQTLTEFNRHQLAIRHYQACDTLISQVRKNMKTKSDKIALGTIANEVYKGAIDVCLDFANNSPDRLHPSDRSKRSDGLGEYEYRKQAFYFSEKNKSSVLLESLAGAEAQKFAGIPDTLLKQEHKLQINIALYKKILAEGGDSIKEARFNNKLFKANRSYDSLIVVFENNYPEYYDLKYNQKPVNVKQVQNMLDKRTALISYFTGDSTITIFILSKKEFDIMQVDKPESFEDKISEMRENISNTNFLAGDNKNNTHNTVDIYQENAFELYNLLFPKEIKDILGKKIENLIIIPDGRLATLPFEALLTQKYTATWTDWKNKQYFFEMPYLVKDYNISYTYSTNLFYKTFNKSDKQKELEITDLNDWLAFAPVFDNENISGTAMRTRKLLNEITKTSSDTIKTRAFTRDGMYISELPGSLSETKSIVKLFADKNKKALLKTHLLANEEFLKSGELSKYRYLHFATHGIVNEEKPELSGLILAQDTTSSEDNILFTGEIYNIKLNADLTVMSACETGLGKITEGEGVIGLTRALLYAGSKNIIVSLWQVSDASTNKLMVDFYKNFLNEKKLKKYNKHLRNAKLQMIEEGKYAHPFFWSPFILIGE, from the coding sequence ATGAAAACTCTGAAAATTATTCTCACACTAATAATCATGCAAGTCGCGGTACTGACAATTAACGCACAAGACATTACTGCTGATACTGTTTTGGCAAACCAACATTTTAAAACTGCAGAAGAGTATTACACAAACAAAAGTTATGACACCGCAATAGTGTATTTTGAAAAAGCAAGCATATTATACGAAAAACACAAACTATGGAGGAAATACTTATTAAGCGAAACTAAACACGGAAAATGCTGTCAAAAACTGTGGCAAATTGACCAAGCAATAACAATAATTAAACCCGCAATAGAAAAAACATTACTGCATATTAATGAAAATGATGCTGTTGTCGCTGATGCTTATCATAGACTCGGACTGCAATATTACTATCAATCAAAAAATGATTCTACATTATTTTATTGGAAAAAGACACTTATGATAAGAAAAGAAATATTTGGTGAGAAACATATTAAAGCAGCAAAAGCATATAACAATGTTGGAATTGTTTACGTTGATAAATCCGAATACGACAAAGCTTTGCAATATCATTTTAAAGCATTACAAATGAGGAGAGAATTATTTGGCGAAAAACATACTGATGTGGCAGCAAGTTATAATAATATTGGAGTTATTTATGTAGAAAAAGACGAATATGATTTGGCTTTGAAATATTATTATAAATCTTTACAAATTAAAAAAGAACTGCTTGGCGAAAAACATATTGAAGTAGCCGGGAGTTATAATAATATCGGGATTGTTTACCGGAATAAAGACGAATATGATTTGGCGTTGCAATATTATTTTAAATCTTTACGAATAAAAAAAGAACTGCTTGGCGAGAAAAATATTTCTGTAGCAAGAAGTTATAATAATATTGGGTTTATTTATGATGATAGAAATGAATATAATTTGGCTTTGCAATATTATTCTAAATCTTTACAAATAAAAAAAGAACTGCTTGGTGAAAAACATACACTTGTAGCTTCAAGTTATAATAATATTGGAGTTGTTTACGGTAATAAAAACGAATACGATTTGGCTTTGCAATATCATTTTAAATCTTTACAAATAACTAAAGAACTGCTTGGCGAAAAACATACATCTGTTGCCTGCACTTATAACAATATCGGAAGTGTTTACCGGATTAAATCCGAATACGACAAAGCTTTGGAATATCTTTTTAAAAGTATGGGAATTAAAAAAGAACTGCTCGGTGAAAAACATACTGATGTTGCATTAACTTATAATAATATTGGAGTTGTTTATAAAGATAAAAACGACTATGATTTAGCTTTGCAATATCATTTAAAAGCATTGCAAATAAAAAAAGAACTGCTTGGTGAAAAACATACACTTGTAGCTTCAAGTTATAATAATATAGGAATAGTCTATAAGGATAAAAAAGAATATGATTTGGCCTTAAAGTTTTATCAAAAAGCAACTGCAAGCAGTTTAAGAAATTTTAATGATACTGTAAATATTTATTCAGTTCCTGTAATTAAAGATTATTTGAATTGGAATGAATTATTAAAAAGCCTGAAAGCAAAAGCAGAGATATTTGCAGATACAAACATAACTCTGTCAGGGTTTCAAACCCTGACAGAGTTTAATAGGCATCAACTCGCCATCCGCCACTACCAAGCCTGCGACACATTAATTTCGCAAGTGAGAAAAAACATGAAAACAAAATCGGATAAAATTGCACTCGGCACAATTGCAAATGAGGTTTATAAAGGGGCGATTGATGTTTGTTTGGATTTTGCAAATAATTCGCCAGACCGTTTACACCCGTCAGACCGCTCCAAGCGGTCAGACGGATTGGGCGAATACGAATACCGCAAACAAGCATTTTATTTTTCCGAAAAAAACAAATCATCAGTATTATTAGAAAGCCTTGCCGGTGCAGAGGCACAGAAATTTGCCGGAATACCTGATACTTTGCTGAAACAAGAACACAAACTGCAAATTAATATTGCCCTATACAAAAAAATACTTGCCGAAGGCGGCGACAGTATTAAAGAAGCACGTTTTAATAATAAATTATTTAAAGCAAACAGAAGCTATGACAGTTTAATCGTAGTTTTTGAAAATAATTATCCGGAATATTATGATTTAAAATACAATCAAAAACCTGTTAATGTTAAGCAAGTTCAAAATATGCTTGATAAAAGAACAGCCTTAATAAGTTATTTTACAGGCGACAGCACAATAACAATTTTCATACTTTCAAAAAAGGAATTTGATATTATGCAAGTTGATAAACCTGAAAGTTTTGAAGATAAAATTTCTGAAATGCGAGAAAATATTTCAAATACAAACTTTTTGGCAGGTGATAATAAAAATAATACACACAATACTGTCGATATTTATCAAGAAAATGCTTTTGAACTTTATAATTTACTTTTTCCGAAAGAAATAAAAGATATTCTCGGGAAAAAAATTGAAAACCTCATTATAATACCCGACGGACGACTTGCAACTTTACCCTTTGAAGCACTGCTCACTCAAAAATACACAGCAACTTGGACAGATTGGAAAAATAAACAATATTTCTTCGAAATGCCGTATTTGGTAAAAGATTACAATATTAGTTATACTTATTCGACAAATTTATTTTACAAAACTTTTAATAAATCGGATAAGCAAAAAGAACTTGAAATTACTGATTTAAATGATTGGCTCGCCTTTGCTCCTGTATTTGACAATGAGAATATTTCAGGAACAGCAATGCGTACAAGAAAATTACTTAATGAAATTACTAAAACAAGTTCTGATACAATTAAAACAAGGGCATTTACACGAGACGGAATGTATATATCAGAGTTGCCCGGAAGTTTAAGTGAAACAAAATCAATTGTCAAACTTTTTGCAGACAAAAACAAAAAAGCATTATTAAAAACACACTTGTTGGCAAATGAAGAATTTTTAAAATCAGGCGAACTTTCAAAATACAGATATTTGCATTTTGCAACACACGGTATAGTAAATGAAGAAAAACCCGAATTGTCAGGATTGATACTTGCACAAGACACAACAAGTTCGGAAGATAACATACTTTTTACAGGTGAGATTTACAATATAAAATTAAATGCCGATTTAACAGTTATGTCAGCCTGTGAAACAGGCCTCGGTAAAATAACTGAAGGCGAAGGTGTTATAGGTCTTACAAGAGCCTTGCTCTATGCAGGCAGCAAAAACATCATCGTTTCATTATGGCAGGTTTCCGATGCAAGCACAAATAAATTGATGGTTGATTTTTATAAAAATTTCCTTAACGAAAAGAAATTGAAAAAATACAATAAGCATCTTCGCAATGCAAAATTACAAATGATAGAAGAAGGCAAATACGCACATCCGTTTTTTTGGAGCCCGTTTATTTTGATTGGGGAGTAA
- a CDS encoding gamma-glutamyl-gamma-aminobutyrate hydrolase family protein (Members of this family of hydrolases with an active site Cys residue belong to MEROPS family C26.) produces MKKIFALLIIILVFGSCKHQQKAVKENNDPKPLILVSKDNKGVFQTWLSKSTGNQKLECLNMYSVKNPDSLKKLLRKADGIIISGGEDVYPGLYGKFDEKDRCGVTDQYRDSLEQMMIKYAISNKIPLLGVCRGHQILNVSQGGTLIIDIPEDIGSKYLHRDARKKELNKSTSVYHTVYIEKGTYLYNIVKADSGSVYSNHHQSVEKLAPGFYISSYAKDKVIESIEPKDTLNHPFILGVQWHPEAMDVKNPLSGKIAGKFMGKVNRHFVID; encoded by the coding sequence ATGAAGAAGATATTTGCTTTGCTGATTATTATTTTAGTTTTCGGGTCTTGTAAACATCAACAGAAAGCTGTTAAAGAAAATAATGATCCAAAACCTTTAATTTTAGTTTCAAAAGATAATAAAGGTGTCTTTCAAACATGGTTATCGAAATCCACAGGTAATCAAAAACTTGAATGTTTGAACATGTATTCGGTAAAAAATCCGGATTCTCTAAAGAAATTGTTGAGAAAAGCAGACGGTATTATTATTTCGGGTGGTGAAGATGTTTATCCGGGGCTTTACGGAAAATTTGATGAAAAAGACAGGTGCGGTGTAACAGATCAATACAGGGACAGCCTTGAACAAATGATGATAAAATATGCAATTTCAAATAAAATCCCATTGCTGGGAGTTTGCAGAGGGCATCAAATTTTAAACGTTTCACAGGGTGGTACATTAATTATTGATATACCGGAAGATATCGGCAGCAAATATTTGCACAGAGATGCTCGAAAAAAAGAGCTTAATAAAAGTACTTCCGTTTACCATACTGTATATATTGAAAAAGGAACTTATTTATATAATATTGTAAAAGCTGACAGCGGAAGTGTTTACAGTAACCATCATCAATCAGTTGAAAAACTTGCTCCGGGTTTTTATATTTCATCTTATGCAAAAGATAAAGTAATTGAATCAATTGAACCAAAAGATACTTTAAATCATCCTTTTATACTCGGAGTTCAATGGCATCCGGAAGCTATGGATGTTAAAAATCCCCTTTCCGGTAAAATCGCCGGGAAGTTTATGGGGAAAGTTAACCGGCATTTTGTTATTGATTAA
- a CDS encoding OmpA family protein, whose product MQKISFFSLILLTLLSSCLVTKKKYDQLNFNKQKSIDSLALILDKTTHEYKLQRYSYAEDAKMKDHIIDSMDITVRLLSEDTTSLSRSLQDAIREYESERNKLILIGENLNKKSDLIENLNDEQKRKNYQIDSLRNSLYEKQKRLAQLENMIEKNKEEVNKLKKIINDALKGFDDSELNVYLKDGKVYVAMEEKLLFKTGSSTIDIRGKSAIIKLGKILENNKNIEILIEGHTDNVGPVKYNWKLSTERALSVVNILTENTNISPVRITASGRGMHKSVAKNTTDAGKQKNRRIEIILVPKLDSLYEIMNE is encoded by the coding sequence ATGCAAAAAATATCTTTTTTCAGCCTGATTCTTTTAACATTACTATCATCCTGTTTGGTAACCAAAAAGAAATATGACCAACTTAATTTCAACAAACAAAAATCAATTGATTCATTGGCATTGATACTTGACAAAACCACACACGAATACAAGTTACAAAGATATTCCTATGCAGAAGATGCCAAAATGAAAGATCATATTATTGATTCTATGGATATTACAGTCAGGTTACTTTCTGAAGACACTACAAGTTTGAGCAGGTCTTTGCAAGATGCCATCAGAGAATATGAGTCTGAAAGAAACAAATTAATACTTATCGGAGAAAATCTGAACAAAAAAAGTGATTTAATTGAAAATTTAAATGATGAACAAAAAAGAAAAAACTATCAGATAGATTCTTTAAGGAATTCCTTGTATGAAAAACAAAAACGACTGGCACAACTTGAAAACATGATAGAAAAAAACAAGGAAGAAGTAAATAAACTAAAAAAGATAATTAATGATGCCCTAAAAGGCTTTGATGATTCCGAGTTGAATGTATATTTAAAAGACGGCAAAGTATATGTTGCCATGGAAGAAAAATTGCTTTTTAAAACCGGCAGTTCTACTATTGATATACGCGGTAAAAGTGCAATTATAAAACTCGGTAAAATACTTGAAAACAATAAAAATATAGAAATTCTTATTGAAGGACACACAGATAATGTAGGACCTGTAAAATATAATTGGAAGCTGAGCACTGAACGAGCTTTATCAGTAGTAAATATACTCACCGAAAACACGAATATAAGTCCCGTTCGAATAACTGCATCCGGAAGAGGTATGCACAAATCCGTTGCAAAAAATACTACTGATGCAGGTAAGCAAAAGAACAGAAGAATTGAAATTATTCTTGTTCCTAAACTGGATTCATTGTATGAGATTATGAATGAATAG
- a CDS encoding ATP-binding protein: MKIYNRIVEQSLKKMLFRGKVLVIVGARQVGKTTMLQNMSSELERALWLNADENNVRERLTNPSVNAIKNIIGNYKIVIIDEIQRIQNAGLLLKIMADNFKDVQFIATGSSALEISNLIFEPLTGRHFLYHLYPFSLAEIYPTKSPFEIEQELPFHMVYGTYPEISLKKDLAEVLLKNLAQQYLYKDVLVWKDIRKPQLLDKLLKLLAYQICSEVSINELANQLKVKSGTVENYIDLLEKSFVVYRLKSYSTNSRKEVSKMSKILFWDIGIRNAIIEDFRDLPNRNDHGQLFENFIISERMKMNAWLRPSIKSFFWRNYNKNEVDYVEYEKNKLSAYEMNRNPKKTYNVSKAFTNIYPDAQTQIITPENFMMFAE, from the coding sequence ATGAAAATTTATAATCGGATAGTAGAACAATCTTTAAAAAAGATGCTTTTCAGAGGAAAAGTTTTGGTAATTGTCGGGGCAAGGCAAGTCGGAAAAACTACCATGTTGCAAAATATGAGTAGTGAATTAGAAAGGGCACTATGGTTAAATGCCGATGAAAATAATGTTCGAGAAAGATTAACAAATCCTTCTGTGAATGCGATAAAAAATATTATAGGGAACTATAAAATTGTTATAATTGATGAAATTCAGCGTATTCAAAATGCAGGCTTATTACTGAAAATAATGGCAGATAATTTTAAAGATGTACAGTTTATTGCAACCGGATCTTCTGCATTAGAAATATCCAACCTTATTTTTGAACCATTAACAGGACGACATTTTCTTTATCATTTGTATCCGTTTAGTTTGGCAGAAATTTATCCTACAAAATCACCTTTTGAAATAGAACAAGAGTTGCCGTTTCATATGGTGTATGGAACTTATCCTGAAATTTCATTAAAAAAAGATTTAGCTGAAGTTCTGTTAAAAAATTTAGCTCAACAATATCTATATAAAGATGTGTTGGTTTGGAAAGATATTCGAAAACCGCAATTGCTTGATAAATTATTGAAACTATTAGCTTATCAAATATGTTCAGAAGTATCAATTAATGAGCTTGCAAATCAACTTAAAGTTAAATCCGGCACTGTTGAAAATTATATTGACCTGTTAGAAAAATCTTTTGTTGTTTACAGATTGAAATCATACAGTACAAACTCCCGAAAAGAAGTTAGTAAAATGAGTAAAATATTGTTTTGGGATATTGGAATACGCAATGCAATAATTGAAGATTTCAGAGATTTACCGAACAGAAATGATCATGGTCAATTATTCGAGAATTTTATAATTAGCGAACGAATGAAAATGAATGCTTGGTTGCGACCTTCAATAAAAAGTTTTTTCTGGAGAAACTATAATAAAAATGAAGTGGATTATGTAGAATATGAAAAAAATAAACTTTCGGCTTATGAGATGAACCGGAATCCAAAAAAAACATACAATGTTTCAAAAGCTTTTACAAATATATATCCTGATGCGCAAACTCAAATTATAACACCTGAAAATTTTATGATGTTTGCTGAATAG